Proteins found in one Dryobates pubescens isolate bDryPub1 chromosome 1, bDryPub1.pri, whole genome shotgun sequence genomic segment:
- the ARPC4 gene encoding actin-related protein 2/3 complex subunit 4 has translation MTATLRPYLNAVRATLQAALCLENFSSQVVERHNKPEVEVRSSKELLLQPVIISRNEKEKVLIEGSINSVRVSIAVKQADEIEKILCHKFMRFMMMRAENFFILRRKPVEGYDISFLITNFHTEQMYKHKLVDFVIHFMEEIDKEISEMKLSVNARARIVAEEFLKNF, from the exons ATG ACCGCCACGCTGCGCCCGTACCTGAACGCGGTGCGCGCCACGCTGCAGGCTGCGCTGTGCCTGGAGAACTTCTCCTCGCAGGTGGTGGAGCGGCACAACAAACCTGAGGTGGAAGTCAG GagcagcaaagagctgctgttgcagcCAGTGATCATCAGCAGGAATGAGAAGGAGAAGGTCCTCATTGAGGGCTCCATTAACTCCGTGCGTGTCAGCATTGCAGTGAAGCAG gctgacgAGATCGAGAAGATTTTATGCCACAAATTCATGCGCTTCATGATGATGAGGGCTGAGAACTTCTTCATCCTGCGCAGGAAGCCTGTGGag GGCTACGACATCAGCTTCTTGATCACAAATTTCCACACGGAGCAGATGTACAAACACAAGCTGGTGGACTTTGTCATCCACTTCATGGAGGAGATTGATAAGGAGATCAGTGAGATGAAGCTCTCTGTCAATGCCAGGGCCCGCATTGTGGCAGAGGAATTCCTCAAGAAT TTTTAG
- the TADA3 gene encoding transcriptional adapter 3, translating into MSELKDCPLQFHDFKSVDHVKVCPRYTAVLARSEDDGIGIEELDTLQLELETLLSSASRRLRVLEAETQILTDWQDKKGDRRFLKLSKDHDVSTSVKHGKPKKQKLEGKGGHGTGPGPGRPKSKNLQPKIQEYEFQDDPIDVPRIPKNDAPNRFWASVEPYCADLTNEEVRVLEELLKPPEDEAEHYKIPPLGKHYSQRWAQEDLLEEQKDGARAAAAADKKKGVLGPLTELDTKDVDALLKKSEAQHEQPEDGCPFGPLTQRLLQALVEENIISPVEDSPIPEIAGKDSGADSAGTSPRSQNKPFSVPHTKSLEGRIKEELVAQGLLESEDRPAEDSEDEVLAELRKRQAELKALSAHNRAKKHELLRLAKEELHRQELRQRVRMADNEVMDAFRKIMAARQKKRTPTKKEKDQAWKTLKERESILKLLDG; encoded by the exons ATGAGCGAGCTGAAGGACTGCCCGCTGCAGTTTCACGACTTTAAATCGGTGGACCACGTGAAGGTGTGTCCCCGGTACACAGCCGTGCTGGCCCGCTCCGAGGACGACGGCATCGGCATCGAGgagctggacacactgcagctggagctggagaccctgctctcctctgccagccGCCGCCTCCGTGTCCTGGAGGCCGAGACCCAG ATCCTGACGGACTGGCAAGACAAGAAGGGTGACCGTCGGTTCCTGAAGCTGAGCAAGGACCACGATGTGAGCACCTCTGTCAAACATGGGAAGCCCAAGAAGCAGAAGCTAGAGGGCAAAGGGGGCCATGGGACTGGGCCTGGCCCTGGACGGCCCAAGTCCAAGAACCTGCAGCCCAAGATCCAGGAATATGAGTTCCAAGATGATCCCATTGATGTGCCCCGCATTCCCAAAAATGATGCTCCCAACAG GTTCTGGGCATCAGTGGAGCCATACTGTGCTGATCTCACCAACGAGGAGGTCAGagtcctggaggagctgctcaaGCCACCAGAGGACGAGGCCGAGCATTACAAG ATCCCACCCTTGGGGAAGCATTATTCCCAGCGCTGGGCCCAGGAggacctgctggaggagcagaaggatGGAGCCCGGGCGGCGGCTGCTGCTGACAAGAAGAAAGGTGTCCTGGGGCCACTGACTGAGCTGGACACCAAAG ATGTTGATGCTCTTCTGAAGAAGTCAGAAGCCCAGCATGAGCAGCCAGAGGATGGCTGTCCCTTTGGGCCCCTGACACAGCGCCTCCTGCAGGCCCTTGTTGAG GAGAACATCATCTCTCCTGTTGAGGACTCCCCCATCCCTGAGATTGCTGGCAAGGACTCGGGAGCTGATAGTGCTGGCACATCTCCCCGCAGCCAGAACAAGCCCTTCAG TGTTCCTCACACAAAGTCGCTGGAGGGGCGGATcaaggaggagctggtggctcAGGGCTTGCTGGAGTCAGAGGACCGGCCAGCTGAGGACTCGGAGGACgaggtgctggctgagctgcgCAAGAGGCAGGCCGAGCTGAAGGCCCTCAGCGCACACAACCGTGCCAAGAAGCACGAACTGCTACG GCTGGCCAAAGAGGAGCTGCACCGGCAGGAGCTGCGGCAGCGTGTCCGCATGGCTGACAACGAGGTGATGGATGCCTTCCGCAAGATCATGGCTGCCCGGCAGAAGAAGCGCACGCCCaccaagaaagagaaagaccaGGCCTGGAAGACCCTGAAGGAGCGGGAAAGCATCCTTAAGCTGCTGGATGGGTAG
- the TTLL3 gene encoding tubulin monoglycylase TTLL3, with protein sequence MGPAISAEVVLAGQAAPATTGHHGDHHPLLDSEQLRRAKLHVKRAIKEKKIFTVQGPYPVIRRLLWARGWVERKLHRKLQKEEVGDGAKQWEAVLDLHSEAAHCGEQQPLGTTETLHARWPPQEEEEEQEQCIEDLDGNHDLMSHLVQDQVPYFIWTNHCSTINWQLLRQDQVVNHYTRVDAFATKDGLCRNLRNLPWFAQADPDSFFPRCYRLRDVDERQAFIEDFRLTAARSLLKMALQRPGDTLAGPAQQRPKSSKQLGEGPVSSLVEVALQICGQHLAILRHQDIDGDLTFPRMTGTNWDHFIQDYYRVVHEGAGLALSRAQTEQCRTLLQCLAEHLPQLGMEGDHNVWILKPGAKSRGRGIVCTDRLEEVLRLGGCCTAPLAQANRWVVQKYLERPLLIFGTKFDVRQWFLVTDWNPLTVWFYRESYLRFCSRPFSLRCLEHSGHLCNVSIQKQFRAAQSQRHPQLPPDLIWSCHQFQSYLAQAGQAGAWHEVMVPGMKAAVVGALRSTQHLVGSRKSSFELYGADFLFGEDCQPWLLEINTSPTMAPSSAVTSRLCARVQRDTLRVVIDRKNDPACSTGAFELIYKEAAVPTPLSMGLKLMVEGRSLRKRQPAQHQSQAKLPTAVPTILLPPVHSSRSGRAIHGPQPGPTQEKTALLGRYRAIAVVTPPQPNTRNQVRHGSNSTTST encoded by the exons aTGGGGCCAGCAATCTCAGCTGAGGTTGTTcttgcagggcaggcagcacctgccACCACTGGCCACCATGGTGACCACCATCCCTTGCTTGACTCTGAGCAGCTCAGAAGAGCCAAACTGCATGTGAAGAGGGCCATCAAG GAGAAGAAGATCTTCACTGTGCAGGGCCCCTACCCTGTTATCCGCAGACTACTGTGGGCCCGGGGCTGGGTGGAGAGGAAGCTCCACAGG AAACTGCAGAAAGAGGAAGTAGGTGATGGTGCTAAGCAGTGGGAGGCAGTGTTGGacctgcattcagaagcagCACACTGTGGGGAACAGCAGCCTCTGGGGACTACAGAGACCTTGCATGCCCGATGGCCacctcaggaggaagaagaggagcaaGAGCAATGTATTGAGGACCTTGATGGCAACCATGACCTCATG TCTCACCTGGTGCAGGACCAGGTGCCATACTTCATCTGGACCAACCACTGCAGTACCATCAACTGGCAGCTGTTGCGGCAGGACCAGGTGGTGAACCACTACACCCGGGTAGACGCTTTTGCCACCAAG GATGGGCTGTGCCGAAACCTGCGAAACCTGCCCTGGTTTGCTCAAGCTGACCCTGACTCCTTCTTCCCTCGGTGCTACCGGCTGAGGGACGTGGATGAGCGGCAAGCTTTCATCG AGGACTTCCGCTTAACAGCAGCTCGCAGCCTGCTCAAAATGGCACTGCAGAGGCCTGGGGACACACTGGCAGGGCCCGCGCAGCAGCGCCCAAAATCCAGCAAGCAGCTAGGTGAGG GGCCAGTGTCCTCCCTGGTGGAGGTGGCCCTACAGATCTGTGGGCAGCACCTGGCCATCCTGAGGCACCAGGACATTGATGGAGACCTCACATTCCCCCGCATGACGGGCACCAACTGGGACCACTTCATCCAAGACTACTACCGTGTGGTACA tgagggcgctgggctggcactgagcagggcGCAGACAGAGCAGTGCCggaccctgctgcagtgcctggcagaGCATCTGCCTCAGCTCGGCATGGAGGGCGACCACAATGTCTGGATCCTCAAGCCTGGGGCCAAATCCCGTGGCAGGG GTATAGTCTGCACAGACCGCCTGGAGGAGGTGCTGCGGCTGGGcgggtgctgcacagcaccttTGGCACAGGCGAACAGGTGGGTGGTGCAGAAGTACCTGGAGCGGCCGCTGCTCATCTTCGGCACCAAGTTTGACGTTCGGCAGTGGTTCCTGGTGACTGACTGGAACCCCCTGACCGTCTGGTTCTACCGAGAGAGCTACCTGCGCTTCTGCTCCCGGCCCTTCTCCCTGCGCTGCCTGGAACA ttctgggcacctctgcAATGTCTCCATCCAGAAGCAGTTCAGAGCGGCACAGAGCCAGCGGCACCCACAGCTCCCCCCTGACCTGATCTGGTCCTGCCACCAGTTCCAGTCAtacctggcacaggcagggcaagcAGGTGCCTGGCATGAGGTGATGGTGCCTGGCAtgaaggcagcagtggtgggcgCCCTgcgcagcacccagcacctggtGGGGTCCCGCAAGAGCAGCTTTGAGCTTTATGGGGCTGACTTTCTCTTTGGGGAGGAttgccagccctggctgctggagataaataccagccccaccatggccccctCCTCGGCAGTGACCAGCCGGCTGTGTGCCAGAGTCCAGCGGGACACACTGCGCGTGGTCATCGACCGCAAGAACGACCCTGCCTGCTCTACTGGTGCCTTCGAGCTCATCTACAAGGAG GCAGCTGTGCCCACGCCCCTGTCCATGGGGCTGAAGCTGATGGTAGAAGGCCGCTCTCTGAGGAAGCGCCAGCCGGCTCAGCACCAATCCCAGGCCAAGCTCCCCACTGCTGTCCCCaccatcctcctgccccctgtGCACTCCAGCCGCTCGGGCAGAGCTATccatggcccccagccaggaccAACGCAGGAGAAAACCGCTCTTCTGGGACGAT ACAGAGCCATAGCAgtggtgacaccaccacagcccaACACTAGGAACCAGGTCAGGCATGGAAGCAATAGCACCACCTCTACTTGA
- the JAGN1 gene encoding protein jagunal homolog 1, which translates to MASRGGPRATGTDGSDFQHRERVASHYQMSVTLKSEIKKLIYTHVCIWLLLMAQMCVGHLKLLPHDQVAMPYQWEYPYLLSILPSLLGLLSFPRNNISYLVLSMISTGLFSMAPLIYGAMEMFPMAQQLYRHGKAYRFIFGFSAVSVMYLVVVVAAQVHGWQLYYSKKLLDSWFTSTQEKKKK; encoded by the exons ATGGCCTCCCGCGGGGGTCCCCGCGCCACTGGCACAGATGGCAGCGACTTCCAGCACCGAGAGCGGGTGGCCTCGCACTACCAGATGAG TGTGACCCTCAAGTCGGAGATAAAGAAGCTGATCTATACCCACGTGTgcatctggctgctgctgatggcCCAGATGTGCGTGGGGCACCTCAAGCTGCTGCCCCACGACCAGGTGGCCATGCCCTACCAGTGGGAATACCCCTACCTGCTCAGcatcctgccttccctcctgggccttctctctttcccccgcAACAACATCAGCTACCTGGTGCTCTCCATGATTagcactggtctcttctccatggCTCCCCTCATCTACGGGGCTATGGAGATGTtccccatggcacagcagctctACCGTCACGGCAAAGCTTACCGCTTCATCTTTGGCTTCTCAGCCGTCTCTGTCATGtatctggtggtggtggtggctgcccAGGTGCATGGCTGGCAGCTCTACTACAGCAAGAAGCTGCTGGACTCCTGGTTCACTAGTAcacaggagaagaagaagaaatga
- the RPUSD3 gene encoding mitochondrial mRNA pseudouridine synthase RPUSD3 isoform X2, whose amino-acid sequence MASAGRSSRRWGRPLSSEEVLRLLEASVVHREGALLALNKPPGLPILGRPGELSLSVLLPSLRRRLGLTAELHLVKAPTRECSGLILLSSCHRATEQLQQFFTDARRRGQYPATYHAVTVGVPAEAEGEIRTGLRWQQQGDAATVVPVPVPGPRSLARKEVKSTLTRYRVLGAAGGCALLQLQPKTEQLLVHLTLLLCPALGDHQYSSRVGRVLGVPFLLPPEATPTRTQVLDEELLGRLGLSPQQLHHLPVHLHLQQLVLPQGPLCAPPPPHFLHTLQCLGLPGYKEP is encoded by the exons ATGGCCTCGGCGGGGCGCTCCTCGCGCAG GTGGGGGCGGCCACTGAGCTCCGAGGAGGTGCTGAGGTTGCTGGAGGCCTCCGTGGTGCACCGGGAAG GAGCCCTGCTGGCGCTGAACAAGCCCCCCGGTCTGCCCATCCTGG GCCGTCCCGGGGAGCTAAGCCTGTCGGTGCTGCTGCCGTCACTCAGGCGACGCCTGGGCCTCACTGCTGAGCTCCACCTGGTGAAGGCCCCCACCAG GGAGTGttctggcctcatcctcctATCCAGCTGCCACCGTGCtactgagcagctccagcagttctTCACTGATGCCCGACGGAGAGGACAGTACCCTGCCACGTACCA cgCTGTCACTGTGGGAGtaccagcagaggcagagggtgAGATCCGCACGGGGCTGCgctggcagcagcaaggtgaTGCTGCCACG gtggtgcCAGTGCCAGTCCCAGGGCCTCGCAGCCTGGCCAGGAAGGAGGTGAAGAGCACCCTGACACGCTACcgagtgctgggtgctgcagggggctgtgccctcctccagctgcagcccaagaCAG agcagctcctggtgcacctgacactgctgctttgccctgccctgggtgaccacCAATACTCATCCCgtgtgggcagggtgctgggggtgcccttcCTCCTGCCACCTGAGGCCACCCCCACCCGCACACAG GTGCtggatgaggagctgctgggccgGCTGGggctctccccacagcagctccatcatcTCCCAGTGCAccttcacctgcagcagctggtgctgccccagggcccaCTCTgtgccccaccaccaccccacttCCTGCACACCCTGCAGTGCCTAGGGCTGCCTGGCTATAAGGAGCCTTAG
- the CAMK1 gene encoding calcium/calmodulin-dependent protein kinase type 1 isoform X2 — MPLGQDGPSWKKRTEDIRRIYDFREVLGTGAFSEVVLAEEKATRKLVAIKCIAKKALEGKETSIENEIAVLHKIKHPNIVALDDIYESSTHLYLIMQLVSGGELFDRIVEKGFYTERDASALIRQILDAVKYLHDMGIVHRDLKPENLLYYSLEEDSKIMISDFGLSKIEGCGSVMSTACGTPGYVAPEVLAQKPYSKAVDCWSIGVIAYILLCGYPPFYDENDAKLFEQILRAEYEFDSPYWDDISDSAKDFIQHLMEKDPSKRFTCEQALQHPWIAGDTALDKNIHQSVSEQIKKNFAKSKWKVRDSVGLAASLQCHGGGETHAEAAAGNQPGGPWADSSYQPL; from the exons ATGCCGCTGGGGCAGGATGGACCCAGCTGGAAGAAGAGGACCGAGGATATTCGTCGCATCTACGACTTCCGAGAGGTCTTGGGCAC GGGGGCCTTCTCTGAGGTGGTCCTGGCGGAGGAGAAAGCAACACGGAAACTGGTGGCCATCAAATGCATTGCCAAGAAGGCGCTGGAGGGCAAGGAGACCAGCATTGAGAATGAGATCGCCGTCCTCCACAA AATCAAGCACCCTAACATTGTGGCCTTGGATGACATCTACGAGAGCAGCACCCACCTCTACCTCATCATGCAGCT GGTGTCAGGGGGAGAGCTCTTTGACCGCATCGTGGAGAAAGGCTTTTACACCGAGCGGGATGCCAGCGCCCTGATCCGGCAGATCCTCGATGCTGTCAAGTACCTGCATGACATGGGGATTGTCCACCGTGACCTGAAG CCCGAGAACCTGCTCTATTACAGCCTGGAGGAGGACTCCAAGATCATGATCAGTGACTTTGGGTTGTCAAAGATCGAGGGCTGCGGCAGCGTCATGTCCACAGCCTGTGGCACCCCTGGCTATGTGG CCCCCGAGGTGCTGGCACAGAAGCCCTACAGCAAGGCAGTGGATTGCTGGTCCATCGGGGTCATCGCCTACATCCT GCTCTGTGGTTATCCTCCTTTCTATGATGAGAATGATGCCAAGCTCTTCGAGCAGATCCTGCGGGCCGAGTACGAGTTTGACTCACCCTACTGGGATGACATCTCGGACTCAG CCAAGGACTTCATCCAGCACCTGATGGAGAAGGACCCCAGCAAACGCTTCACTTGTGAGCaagccctgcagcatccctg GATTGCTGGGGATACGGCTCTGGACAAGAACATCCACCAATCAGTGAGCGAGCAGATCAAAAAGAACTTTGCAAAGAGCAAATGGAAG GTGAGGGACTCTGTCGGGTTGGCAGCAAGCCTTCAATGCCACGGCGGTGGTGAGACACATGcggaagctgcagctgggaaccAGCCAGGAGGGCCCTGGGCAGACAGCTCCTACCAGCCCCTCTGA
- the RPUSD3 gene encoding mitochondrial mRNA pseudouridine synthase RPUSD3 isoform X1, which yields MASAGRSSRRWGRPLSSEEVLRLLEASVVHREGALLALNKPPGLPILGRPGELSLSVLLPSLRRRLGLTAELHLVKAPTRECSGLILLSSCHRATEQLQQFFTDARRRGQYPATYHAVTVGVPAEAEGEIRTGLRWQQQGDAATVVPVPVPGPRSLARKEVKSTLTRYRVLGAAGGCALLQLQPKTAFPEQLLVHLTLLLCPALGDHQYSSRVGRVLGVPFLLPPEATPTRTQVLDEELLGRLGLSPQQLHHLPVHLHLQQLVLPQGPLCAPPPPHFLHTLQCLGLPGYKEP from the exons ATGGCCTCGGCGGGGCGCTCCTCGCGCAG GTGGGGGCGGCCACTGAGCTCCGAGGAGGTGCTGAGGTTGCTGGAGGCCTCCGTGGTGCACCGGGAAG GAGCCCTGCTGGCGCTGAACAAGCCCCCCGGTCTGCCCATCCTGG GCCGTCCCGGGGAGCTAAGCCTGTCGGTGCTGCTGCCGTCACTCAGGCGACGCCTGGGCCTCACTGCTGAGCTCCACCTGGTGAAGGCCCCCACCAG GGAGTGttctggcctcatcctcctATCCAGCTGCCACCGTGCtactgagcagctccagcagttctTCACTGATGCCCGACGGAGAGGACAGTACCCTGCCACGTACCA cgCTGTCACTGTGGGAGtaccagcagaggcagagggtgAGATCCGCACGGGGCTGCgctggcagcagcaaggtgaTGCTGCCACG gtggtgcCAGTGCCAGTCCCAGGGCCTCGCAGCCTGGCCAGGAAGGAGGTGAAGAGCACCCTGACACGCTACcgagtgctgggtgctgcagggggctgtgccctcctccagctgcagcccaagaCAG ccttcccagagcagctcctggtgcacctgacactgctgctttgccctgccctgggtgaccacCAATACTCATCCCgtgtgggcagggtgctgggggtgcccttcCTCCTGCCACCTGAGGCCACCCCCACCCGCACACAG GTGCtggatgaggagctgctgggccgGCTGGggctctccccacagcagctccatcatcTCCCAGTGCAccttcacctgcagcagctggtgctgccccagggcccaCTCTgtgccccaccaccaccccacttCCTGCACACCCTGCAGTGCCTAGGGCTGCCTGGCTATAAGGAGCCTTAG
- the OGG1 gene encoding N-glycosylase/DNA lyase produces MKLRKTPSACPSLWRSLPCPPAELRLDLVLSSGQTFRWWESSPGAWTGVLGEHVWTLRQDRDRLWYTVYGKEENGHPAEAAMLDAAEMEQILRDYFQLDVGLPALYRAWGAADPHFCKVAKDFPGVRVLRQDPVECLLSFICTSNNHISRITAMIERFCQAFGRRLCYLDDQAVHAFPPLSALTGADTEDRLRALGFGYRAKFVSGTAQALAEGLGAEGLRALRAVPYAEARRVLCTLPGVGAKVADCVCLMALDKAEAVPVDTHVWRIARQRYGAVLGGRSLTPRAHQEIGNFFRGLWGSHAGWAQAVLFCADLRKNQELASSQDRGKQGQDSHGDVTH; encoded by the exons ATGAAGCTGCGGAAAACACCCTCGGCCTGCCCATCCTTGTGGCGCTCCCTGCCGTGCCCGCCGGCCGAGCTGCGGCTGGACCTAGTGCTGTCGTCCGGACAGACGTTCCG GTGGtgggagagcagcccaggcGCCTGGACGGGTGTGCTTGGGGAGCACGTCTGGACACTGAGGCAGGACCGGGACCGCCTCTGGTACACGGTGTACGGCAAGGAGGAGAATGGGCATCCTGCCGAGGCAGCGATGCTCGATGCTGCCGAGATGGAGCAGATCCTGCGCGACTACTTCCAGCTGGACgtggggctgccagccctgtaCCGCGCTTGGGGTGCGGCCGACCCCCATTTCTGCAAAGTGGCCAAAGACTTCCCAG GCGTGCGAGTGCTGCGGCAGGATCCCGTCGAGTGCCTCCTCTCCTTCATCTGCACCTCCAACAACCACATATCCCGCATCACTGCCATGATCGAACGCTTCTGCCAGGCCTTTGGCCGACGCCTCTGCTACCTCGATGACCAGGCTGTCCAcgccttccctcccctctcagcactcacag GTGCCGACACCGAGGACCGGCTGCGGGCTCTGGGCTTTGGGTACCGGGCCAAGTTCGTCAGTGGGACCGCGCAAGCCCTAGCCGAGGGACTCGGTGCTGAGGGGCTGCGGGCACTGCGTGCTGTGCCCTATGCTGAGGCCAGGAGGGTGCTGTGCACCCTGCCGGGTGTGGGTGCAAAA GTTGCTGACTGTGTCTGTCTGATGGCCCTGGACAAGGCAGAGGCGGTGCCGGTCGACACCCATGTTTGGCGCATTGCACGGCAGCGCTATGGTGCTGTACTGGGTGGCAGGAGCCTGACACCCCGGGCCCACCAGGAGATTG GCAACTTCTTTCGAGGGCTTTGGGGCTCCCATGcgggctgggcacaggca GTCCTCTTTTGTGCCGACCTCCGCAAGAATCAGGAGCTAGCCAGCAGCCAGGATCGGGGAAAACAAGGCCAGGacagccatggagatgtgaCCCACTAG
- the CAMK1 gene encoding calcium/calmodulin-dependent protein kinase type 1 isoform X1: MPLGQDGPSWKKRTEDIRRIYDFREVLGTGAFSEVVLAEEKATRKLVAIKCIAKKALEGKETSIENEIAVLHKIKHPNIVALDDIYESSTHLYLIMQLVSGGELFDRIVEKGFYTERDASALIRQILDAVKYLHDMGIVHRDLKPENLLYYSLEEDSKIMISDFGLSKIEGCGSVMSTACGTPGYVAPEVLAQKPYSKAVDCWSIGVIAYILLCGYPPFYDENDAKLFEQILRAEYEFDSPYWDDISDSAKDFIQHLMEKDPSKRFTCEQALQHPWIAGDTALDKNIHQSVSEQIKKNFAKSKWKQAFNATAVVRHMRKLQLGTSQEGPGQTAPTSPSERLVGNTSNGEP; the protein is encoded by the exons ATGCCGCTGGGGCAGGATGGACCCAGCTGGAAGAAGAGGACCGAGGATATTCGTCGCATCTACGACTTCCGAGAGGTCTTGGGCAC GGGGGCCTTCTCTGAGGTGGTCCTGGCGGAGGAGAAAGCAACACGGAAACTGGTGGCCATCAAATGCATTGCCAAGAAGGCGCTGGAGGGCAAGGAGACCAGCATTGAGAATGAGATCGCCGTCCTCCACAA AATCAAGCACCCTAACATTGTGGCCTTGGATGACATCTACGAGAGCAGCACCCACCTCTACCTCATCATGCAGCT GGTGTCAGGGGGAGAGCTCTTTGACCGCATCGTGGAGAAAGGCTTTTACACCGAGCGGGATGCCAGCGCCCTGATCCGGCAGATCCTCGATGCTGTCAAGTACCTGCATGACATGGGGATTGTCCACCGTGACCTGAAG CCCGAGAACCTGCTCTATTACAGCCTGGAGGAGGACTCCAAGATCATGATCAGTGACTTTGGGTTGTCAAAGATCGAGGGCTGCGGCAGCGTCATGTCCACAGCCTGTGGCACCCCTGGCTATGTGG CCCCCGAGGTGCTGGCACAGAAGCCCTACAGCAAGGCAGTGGATTGCTGGTCCATCGGGGTCATCGCCTACATCCT GCTCTGTGGTTATCCTCCTTTCTATGATGAGAATGATGCCAAGCTCTTCGAGCAGATCCTGCGGGCCGAGTACGAGTTTGACTCACCCTACTGGGATGACATCTCGGACTCAG CCAAGGACTTCATCCAGCACCTGATGGAGAAGGACCCCAGCAAACGCTTCACTTGTGAGCaagccctgcagcatccctg GATTGCTGGGGATACGGCTCTGGACAAGAACATCCACCAATCAGTGAGCGAGCAGATCAAAAAGAACTTTGCAAAGAGCAAATGGAAG CAAGCCTTCAATGCCACGGCGGTGGTGAGACACATGcggaagctgcagctgggaaccAGCCAGGAGGGCCCTGGGCAGACAGCTCCTACCAGCCCCTCTGAGAGGCTGGTGGGGAACACCAGCAATGGTGAGCCCTGA